In Arachis hypogaea cultivar Tifrunner chromosome 2, arahy.Tifrunner.gnm2.J5K5, whole genome shotgun sequence, a genomic segment contains:
- the LOC140176982 gene encoding uncharacterized protein — protein sequence MDRGRATGQHILVQLQEIHVERFSSVEHPQTNGQVESANKIILLGLKKRLDNKKGAWADELASVLWSYRTTEQSSTKETPFRLTYGSDAVIPVEIGEPSPRLLLKGVEETVEKDLIDETREMAHLAETVLKQRMALRYNIKALKRKFEENDLVLRRNDVGPTTPGEGKLAANWEGPYRVKEVIGKGAYKLERLNGKGIPRTWNADNLRRFYS from the exons atggatagaggccgagccactggccagcatatcctcGTCCAATTGCAGGAAATTCATGTGGAG AGATTCTCCTCGGTGGAACATCCACAAACAAACGGGCAGGTCGAGTCCGCAAATAAGATCATCCTGCTAGGGCTCAAGAAGCGGCTGGATAACAAGAAGGGCGCTTGGGCCGACGAGCTCGCCtcggtcctctggtcctaccgCACAACCGAGCAATCCTCCACTAAAGAGACCCCCTTTCGACTAACGTACGGGTCAGATGCGGTGATACCCGTAGAAATCGGGGAGCCGAGCCCACGATTACTCTTGAAGGGAGTAGAGGAAACTGTTGAGAAGGACCTGATAGACGAAACCAGGGAAATGGCCCATCTGGCTGAAACAGTGCTAAAACAAAGAATGGCCTTACGCTACAATATCAAAGCACTCAAAAGAAAGTTCGAAGAAAACGACCTCGTCCTGAGGCGTAATGACGTCGGCCCGACTACCCCGGGAGAAGGCAAGCTAGCAGCaaactgggaaggaccataccGAGTCAAAGAGGTAATCGGTAAGGGCGCATACAAGCTAGAAAGACTCAATGGTAAGGGGATCCCGAGGACATGGAACGCAGATAACTTAAGAAGGTTTTATTCCTAA